Genomic window (Salinibacterium sp. M195):
CGACAGTCACGATCGGCGTGCCTACGGGCTCGGGGCTTGTCGTGGAGAGCGAACGCCCGAGATACACACTGGTATGGCCACGCTCGATGGCGTCTGGCCTGAGCAGAGCTAACGAGCCATCAGCCGCGAGAAGGGCTGAGCCAGCGAAAATCGGAAGAACTCTGGTGGTCGTATCGCGCCACAAACGGTCCAGAAGTCGAGGGTCTTCTCTCGCGAGATGGTCACGGTCAATCTCGTACCGTGACAACGGCAGTCGCGAAAGAAAAGCCTGTGTCATGCATCGACCCCGTCCCAAGTGCGTGGCGTACGGCAAATGCACGCCTGATCGACCTACCCTGAGTGTTATGGCCAGATCACATCTCACTCTAGCCGCGCTGGCGACCTCCGCTGTTGAGGGACTCGATGTCGCCGCAGCCGCTCCGTTCGGCACCGGCACCGTCAACGACTTCGACTCCGCGCTCATCACCGGACGCGACGGCTCGCACCTGATTATCCGGGTGCCCCGCAACACTTCTGCGGAAAATGTGCAATCTGCCGACCTTGTCGCACTGCGCGCACTGAGCGCCGGCGTGCGCACTCGATTGCCATTCGCTGTGACCAGCTATGCCGGGCAGGTTCCGGTTGGCCAAACTCGCGGCATCGTCTACGAGTTCGTTTACGGCAGCAAAGTCCCCATGCGTTCGTACACGACCGGCCCCGGCTCATTGTCGGCGTCAATCGGCGCTGCAGTAGCGGCGATTCATAGCCTTCCGACAAGCTTCGTGGCGGATGCTGGGCTGCCGGTTCAGACCGCTGGCGAAAGCCTTCGGTCGTGCATTTCGATCATCGATCGCGCTACGGCGACGAAGTTGGTTCCGGCAGCGTTGCTCGATCGT
Coding sequences:
- a CDS encoding phosphotransferase, which codes for MARSHLTLAALATSAVEGLDVAAAAPFGTGTVNDFDSALITGRDGSHLIIRVPRNTSAENVQSADLVALRALSAGVRTRLPFAVTSYAGQVPVGQTRGIVYEFVYGSKVPMRSYTTGPGSLSASIGAAVAAIHSLPTSFVADAGLPVQTAGESLRSCISIIDRATATKLVPAALLDRWREATEDSKLWQFQPTVINGSLVSDSFLSSDNAVTGVLGWQDVKVGDPATDLQWLLGPRNDAIIESAFGAYADARGAGDRQLKQRATFYAELSVVKWLLHGTEVRSTEIVDDAVEMLTTLLDDIRDDVMNPISTNTMPTMAVDEVEAMLRNKNRVG